From one Eptesicus fuscus isolate TK198812 chromosome 21, DD_ASM_mEF_20220401, whole genome shotgun sequence genomic stretch:
- the LOC103297705 gene encoding zinc finger protein 239-like — MFQRRRNYYTSKECNKDISCTHTFIQEKGVHAGSQRFVVPHCGKYFTKFSSSHYQQRGYSGKKPYECSECGKAFTSRNGLRYHQRVHSGEKPYECSECGKSFTSSTDLRRHQRVHTGERPYQCSECGKAFSSRNSLGDHQVLHTGERPHKCSECGKAFTSSNGLHYHHRVHTGERPYQCSECGKSFTKSTGLRRHQRVHTGEKPFKCSECGKSFTRIDSLLIHRRFHTGESPYECSECGKSFTRNSGLRNHQSFHTGERPYECPECGKSFTTNTHLHSHQRVHTGEKYYKCTECGKSFTGSNGLQYHQRTHTGKAILSAINVRYLSA, encoded by the coding sequence ATGTTTCAAAGGAGAAGAAATTATTACACCAGCAAAGAATGTAACAAAGACATTAGTTGCACCCACACGTTTATTCAGGAAAAGGGTGTCCATGCTGGAAGTCAGCGTTTTGTGGTCCCTCATTGtggaaaatattttaccaaattttCTAGCTCTCATTATCAACAAAGAGGTTACAGTGGAAAaaagccttatgagtgcagtgaatgtgggaaagcttttaccAGTAGAAATGGCCTCCgctatcatcagagagttcacagtggagaaaagccttatgaatgcagtgaatgtgggaaatcttttaccagtaGCACTGACCTTCgtcgtcatcagagagttcacactggagaaaggccttatcagtgcagtgaatgtggaaaagctTTTAGCAGTAGGAACAGCCTAGGTGATCATCAAGTtttgcacactggagaaaggcctcatAAGTGTAGTGAGTGTGGGAAAGCTTTTACCAGTAGCAATGGCCTCCATTATCatcacagagttcacactggagaaaggccttatcagtgcagtgaatgtgggaaatcttttaccaagAGCACTGGCCTTCgtcgtcatcagagagttcacactggagaaaagccttttaaatgcagtgagtgtgggaaatcttttacaagAATTGATAGCCTTCTCATTCACCGGAgatttcacactggagaaagtccttatgagtgcagtgaatgtgggaaatcgtTTACCAGGAACAGTGGCCTCCGTAATCATCAAAGttttcacactggagaaaggccttatgagtgccctgaatgtggaaaatcttttaccaCTAACACTCACCTTCatagtcatcagagagttcatacaggcGAAAAGTATTATAAATgcactgaatgtgggaaatcttttacagGTAGCAACGGTCTTCAATATCATCAGAGAACTCACACTGGAAAAGCCATTTTGAGTGCAATTAATGTGAGATATCTCTCAGCCTAA